The Shewanella algae DNA segment GCTCTTTGGCCGCATCCATCATGCCTTCCATAAACAGGAAAAAATAGGCCGGAGAGCTGCCTGCCAAGGCGATCACCAAATTGAGATCCGCTTCTTTGTCTACCCACAGGGTCTCGCCGCCACTGGCCATAATCTGCTGACAAAGATCTTTATCCGCCTGCTCAACCCCACTTGCGGCATAAAGGCCTGTCATGCCATAGCCAAGTTGGGTTGGGGTGTTGGGCATGGTGCGGATAAGCTTAATCTGCTGGCCGAAATAGTCATTGTATCTGGCGGCCGGGATCCCTGCCGCTATGGTAATAAACAGCTTGTCGGCCAGCGGCAGTGTTGCCAGTTGCTCACACACCTGCTGCATCAGTTGCGGTTTGACCGACAGCATTATGATATCGGCCCAGTCACAGGCGGCTTGGTTGTCTGTGGTGGTGAGGATGCCGAAATCGCGCTTGAGGGCATCGAGTTTACCTGTGCTTGGGTTACTGGCCTGGATCAATTCAGCCGGATAACCGCTGCCCACCAGCCCGCTGATGATACTGCGGCTCATATTGCCGGCGCCGATAAAACAGATTTTCTTTTGAGCCATGCTGTCCCCTGTCACTTGTGATTGGAGTGTATCCCGCATCGGGTTTGACCGTGCGGGAGATATTAGTATTTGGGCCAATACTATCAAAAACAAGGTCTCAGCGGCCAATCTCAGATCTTATTGGCTGGTTTATCAGCCGTAGTTCCGCTCGCCGAAAATAGCGCTGCCGACTCTGACCATGGTAGAGCCTTTGGCGATGGCGA contains these protein-coding regions:
- the proC gene encoding pyrroline-5-carboxylate reductase produces the protein MAQKKICFIGAGNMSRSIISGLVGSGYPAELIQASNPSTGKLDALKRDFGILTTTDNQAACDWADIIMLSVKPQLMQQVCEQLATLPLADKLFITIAAGIPAARYNDYFGQQIKLIRTMPNTPTQLGYGMTGLYAASGVEQADKDLCQQIMASGGETLWVDKEADLNLVIALAGSSPAYFFLFMEGMMDAAKELGLDESKARLLVQQAALGASQMVIQNPQLSAGQLRQNVTSKGGTTHEAVETFQRSDLKGLIKQAMNNCIARAEAMAKEF